One genomic window of Maribacter aquivivus includes the following:
- a CDS encoding DM13 domain-containing protein yields the protein MKNRKFALVVLASAMTTFFISCSDDDADVVTVTETVEVDSSLPVGDLLVSLSGNLVAESGTPTQGLVEVGVDADDTNFVRFADDFTTELGTGTVGIFLSTSAVFTPDPANGNPDLMLIGNVADNGEMFIKLSDTPDAKYTHIVLWCATANIPFGNVALN from the coding sequence ATGAAAAACAGAAAATTTGCTCTTGTAGTATTAGCTAGTGCCATGACAACTTTCTTTATTAGCTGCTCAGATGATGATGCAGATGTAGTAACAGTGACAGAGACCGTTGAAGTGGATTCTTCATTGCCTGTTGGCGATTTGTTGGTGAGCTTAAGTGGTAACCTGGTTGCAGAGAGTGGTACGCCAACACAAGGCTTGGTAGAAGTAGGTGTTGATGCCGATGATACAAATTTTGTTCGCTTTGCAGATGATTTTACAACTGAATTAGGAACTGGTACAGTAGGTATCTTTCTATCAACTTCTGCAGTATTTACTCCTGATCCAGCAAACGGAAATCCAGATTTAATGCTTATTGGTAATGTAGCTGATAATGGAGAGATGTTTATTAAGTTGAGTGATACACCTGATGCTAAATATACACACATTGTTCTTTGGTGTGCTACAGCTAACATACCATTTGGTAATGTTGCTTTAAACTAA
- the truA gene encoding tRNA pseudouridine(38-40) synthase TruA, with product MRFFIQFSYFGKAYHGWQNQPNAITVQEVLENGMSKLLNSPVSLMGAGRTDTGVHAKEMYAHFDIDALDNIPEYIFRLNSFLPNDIAVHRIFEVEHDAHARFHATARTYEYHIDKKKDPFSTDLAHFVKKDLDIAQMNSAAALLLGKKDFECFSKSNTDVYTNICDLREAKWERKKDQLVFTITADRFLRNMVRAIVGTLINVGLGKYPADYVNTILKSKDRTKAGVSVPAKGLYLTSIVYPNTILKNG from the coding sequence TTGAGATTCTTCATTCAATTTTCATACTTCGGTAAAGCTTATCATGGCTGGCAAAATCAGCCTAATGCCATTACCGTTCAAGAAGTGCTAGAGAACGGCATGTCTAAACTGTTAAATTCGCCTGTTTCGCTTATGGGTGCAGGTCGTACAGATACCGGTGTTCATGCCAAAGAAATGTATGCCCATTTCGATATTGATGCTTTAGATAATATACCTGAATATATTTTTAGATTAAATTCTTTCTTGCCAAATGATATTGCGGTTCATAGAATTTTTGAAGTAGAACATGATGCACATGCACGTTTTCATGCTACGGCAAGAACTTATGAATATCATATAGATAAAAAGAAAGACCCTTTTTCTACAGATTTGGCTCATTTTGTAAAGAAAGACTTGGACATAGCTCAAATGAATAGTGCCGCTGCATTATTGTTGGGTAAAAAGGATTTTGAATGTTTTTCAAAGTCGAATACAGATGTGTATACTAATATTTGCGACCTAAGAGAGGCGAAATGGGAGCGAAAAAAGGATCAACTTGTTTTTACGATTACGGCAGACCGATTTCTTCGTAATATGGTTAGGGCCATTGTTGGAACATTAATTAATGTGGGATTGGGTAAATACCCGGCAGACTATGTTAATACCATATTAAAAAGCAAGGATAGAACAAAAGC
- the proS gene encoding proline--tRNA ligase, whose protein sequence is MSKNLTKRSEDYSKWYNELVVKADLAENSGVRGCMVIKPYGYGIWEKMQAALDKMFKETGHENAYFPLFIPKSYLSKEASHVEGFAKECAVVTHYRLKNAEDGSGIIVDPDAKLEEELIVRPTSETIIWDTYKRWIQSYRDLPLLINQWANVVRWEMRTRLFLRTAEFLWQEGHTAHATEKEAIAEAEQMMNVYADFAENHMAVPVIKGTKTESERFAGAIETYCIEALMQDGKALQAGTSHFLGQNFAKAFDVKFATKEGSKEYVWATSWGVSTRLMGALIMTHSDDNGLVIPPKLAPIQVVIVPIYKGLDQLDQISETVNPLVKELRAKGISVKFDNRDTHKPGFKFNEYELRGVPVRLAIGPRDLENGTYELARRDTLQKETVLATDVVAKIEFLMEDIQKNMYQKALDYRTNHITEVNSYDEFKKVLKEKGGFISAHWDGSKETEERVKNETKATIRCIPIDAKEEEGSCMVTGKPSNKRVLFAKAY, encoded by the coding sequence ATGAGTAAAAATTTGACGAAGAGAAGTGAGGATTATTCCAAATGGTATAACGAATTAGTGGTTAAGGCAGATTTAGCCGAAAACTCTGGTGTAAGAGGCTGCATGGTTATAAAACCATATGGTTACGGTATTTGGGAGAAAATGCAAGCCGCTTTAGATAAGATGTTTAAGGAAACGGGTCATGAGAATGCCTATTTTCCATTATTTATACCTAAATCTTATTTAAGTAAAGAGGCTAGCCATGTTGAAGGTTTTGCAAAAGAATGTGCTGTAGTAACACATTACAGGTTGAAAAACGCAGAAGATGGAAGCGGAATAATCGTTGATCCAGATGCTAAACTAGAGGAGGAGCTTATTGTTAGGCCCACTTCTGAAACCATAATTTGGGATACGTATAAAAGATGGATACAGTCTTATAGAGATCTACCATTGCTTATTAATCAATGGGCGAATGTTGTTCGTTGGGAAATGCGTACAAGATTGTTCTTAAGAACGGCAGAGTTTTTATGGCAAGAAGGCCATACGGCACATGCTACCGAAAAAGAAGCAATTGCAGAGGCGGAACAAATGATGAATGTTTATGCCGATTTTGCAGAAAACCATATGGCGGTACCTGTCATAAAAGGTACTAAAACAGAAAGCGAACGTTTTGCAGGTGCTATTGAAACGTACTGTATTGAAGCATTAATGCAAGATGGTAAGGCTTTGCAAGCTGGTACTTCTCACTTTTTGGGTCAGAATTTCGCAAAAGCTTTTGATGTAAAATTTGCAACCAAAGAAGGTAGTAAAGAATATGTTTGGGCTACTTCTTGGGGAGTTTCAACAAGATTGATGGGGGCGTTGATTATGACGCATAGTGATGATAACGGATTGGTGATTCCGCCTAAATTAGCGCCTATACAAGTTGTTATTGTGCCAATTTATAAAGGATTGGATCAGTTAGATCAAATTTCTGAGACCGTTAATCCGCTAGTGAAAGAATTAAGAGCAAAAGGTATTTCTGTAAAATTCGATAATAGAGATACTCACAAGCCTGGTTTTAAATTTAATGAGTATGAGTTACGTGGAGTCCCGGTAAGGTTGGCAATTGGGCCAAGAGACCTTGAAAATGGTACATATGAGTTGGCTAGAAGAGATACGTTGCAAAAAGAGACTGTTTTGGCAACAGACGTAGTGGCTAAAATTGAGTTTTTGATGGAAGATATTCAGAAAAATATGTACCAAAAAGCACTTGATTATAGAACTAATCATATTACTGAAGTAAATTCTTACGATGAATTTAAAAAAGTTTTAAAAGAAAAAGGTGGATTTATTTCAGCTCATTGGGACGGTAGTAAAGAGACTGAAGAACGTGTTAAAAACGAGACGAAGGCAACTATACGTTGTATTCCCATCGATGCAAAAGAAGAAGAAGGCTCTTGTATGGTAACGGGTAAACCGTCTAATAAAAGAGTGTTATTTGCTAAAGCTTATTAA
- a CDS encoding DUF4293 domain-containing protein has translation MIQRIQSLYLIVVAILTGILPFFFNLWIHIDGTEVFANNEMLISIAFYASTVLAIWAMVQFKNRKSQFVINRLNMILNVFLLGFFVYRSLNLSGETLVSEKGIGMLIPVFSIIFLVLANKAIKKDEDLVKSVDRLR, from the coding sequence ATGATTCAAAGAATACAAAGCCTTTATTTGATAGTTGTAGCAATACTTACAGGTATTCTACCGTTCTTCTTTAACCTATGGATACATATCGATGGTACTGAAGTATTTGCAAATAATGAAATGCTTATTTCTATTGCCTTTTATGCAAGTACTGTTCTAGCAATATGGGCTATGGTACAATTTAAAAATAGAAAATCTCAGTTTGTAATAAACAGGCTGAACATGATATTAAATGTTTTTTTATTAGGATTTTTCGTTTACCGATCACTAAACTTATCCGGAGAGACTTTGGTTTCTGAGAAGGGTATTGGGATGCTGATTCCAGTATTTTCTATCATTTTTTTGGTTCTTGCTAACAAGGCTATAAAAAAGGATGAAGATCTTGTAAAATCTGTTGATCGCTTACGTTAG
- a CDS encoding metallophosphoesterase family protein, with translation MTKILLLSDTHSHIDDAILKHVKWADEVWHAGDIGSLDVTDAIAKLKPLKGVHGNIDDHIIQKEFPENNRFYCEGVDVFITHIGGYPPKYNMRTRDMIRENPPKLFICGHSHILKVMMDKKLGVLHMNPGACGKHGFHQVRTMLRFVIEGDNIKDLEVIELGKR, from the coding sequence ATGACCAAAATCCTCTTACTTTCTGATACTCATTCACATATTGACGATGCCATATTAAAGCATGTAAAATGGGCAGATGAAGTATGGCATGCTGGTGATATTGGATCTTTAGATGTTACCGATGCAATTGCAAAATTAAAACCTCTAAAAGGAGTACATGGGAATATTGATGACCATATTATTCAAAAAGAATTTCCAGAAAACAACAGATTTTATTGTGAAGGTGTTGATGTTTTTATAACTCATATAGGAGGATACCCACCTAAGTATAATATGAGAACCCGAGATATGATCAGAGAAAATCCCCCAAAATTATTCATTTGCGGCCATTCACATATTCTAAAGGTAATGATGGATAAAAAATTAGGCGTATTACATATGAACCCAGGTGCTTGTGGCAAGCATGGTTTTCATCAAGTACGTACCATGTTACGTTTTGTTATAGAAGGTGATAATATCAAAGACCTTGAAGTAATTGAGTTAGGCAAAAGATAA
- the rpsT gene encoding 30S ribosomal protein S20: MANHKSALKRIRRNEAVRLRNRYQHKTTRNAIKRLRSEETKKDAEALFPSVVSMIDRLAKRNIIHDNKAANLKSKLAKHVAAL, encoded by the coding sequence ATGGCAAATCACAAGTCGGCATTAAAGAGAATCAGAAGAAACGAAGCAGTTCGTTTACGAAACAGATATCAGCATAAAACTACACGTAACGCTATAAAAAGATTACGTTCAGAAGAAACTAAGAAAGATGCAGAGGCTCTTTTTCCAAGTGTCGTTAGTATGATCGATCGTTTAGCAAAACGTAATATTATACATGATAATAAAGCTGCCAACTTAAAGAGTAAGTTAGCTAAGCACGTAGCTGCACTATAA
- the rho gene encoding transcription termination factor Rho codes for MFEISDLKSKKLPELQEIAKGLKVPKFKTLKKLDLVYQILDLQAANPKVAAAIAPAVTEAVSKPAEVKPKPKPKPRPRPRVEKNTNKETNAPEKVASEKVAPAKVNVAKTENTQESDSKEPVEQKRPRPRPKAANQPNKKNSPQNNNHKNKPNPRPTHDKSNFDKDLKNRYKEPEYEFDSIIASEGVLDIMQDGYGFLRSSDYNYLSSPDDIYVSQSQIRLFGLKTGDTVLGNVRPPKEGEKYFPLIKVSKINGIDPQIVRDRVSFEHLTPLFPQEKFNLAERQSTISTRIIDLFSPIGKGQRGMIVSQPKSGKTMLLKDIANGIAANHPEVYQIILLIDERPEEVTDMQRNVRGEVVASTFDKEPTEHVRVANIVLEKAKRLVECGHDVVILLDSITRLARAYNTVQPASGKVLSGGVDANALHKPKRFFGAARNIENGGSLTIIATALTETGSKMDEVIFEEFKGTGNMELQLDRKIANRRIFPAIDLTSSSTRRDDMLLDEATLQRMWIMRKYLADMNPVEAMEFIEQRFKQTKNNEEFLMTMNQ; via the coding sequence ATGTTTGAGATTTCAGATTTAAAATCAAAAAAGCTACCTGAATTACAGGAAATTGCGAAAGGACTTAAGGTTCCTAAATTCAAAACCTTAAAAAAACTAGATTTAGTTTATCAGATTTTGGACTTACAAGCCGCTAACCCGAAGGTTGCTGCAGCGATAGCTCCTGCTGTTACTGAAGCAGTCAGCAAGCCTGCAGAAGTAAAACCAAAACCAAAGCCAAAGCCAAGACCTAGACCTCGTGTTGAAAAAAATACGAACAAAGAAACTAATGCTCCTGAAAAAGTAGCATCAGAAAAGGTGGCACCAGCTAAAGTCAATGTAGCTAAAACAGAAAATACTCAAGAAAGTGATTCGAAGGAACCTGTTGAGCAAAAAAGACCAAGACCAAGACCAAAAGCTGCCAACCAGCCTAACAAAAAGAATTCGCCTCAGAATAACAATCATAAAAATAAGCCTAATCCGAGACCGACTCACGACAAAAGTAATTTTGACAAAGATTTAAAGAATAGGTATAAGGAACCTGAGTATGAGTTTGACTCTATTATTGCCAGTGAAGGTGTTTTAGATATCATGCAAGATGGATACGGATTTTTACGTTCTTCTGATTACAACTACTTATCATCACCTGATGATATTTATGTTTCTCAATCGCAAATACGTCTTTTTGGCTTAAAAACCGGAGATACAGTATTAGGTAATGTAAGACCACCTAAAGAAGGAGAAAAGTATTTTCCACTTATTAAGGTGAGTAAAATTAACGGTATAGATCCACAAATAGTTCGTGACCGTGTGTCATTCGAGCATTTGACTCCGTTATTCCCACAAGAAAAATTTAATTTGGCAGAACGCCAAAGTACGATATCAACGCGTATTATAGATTTGTTCTCTCCTATTGGAAAAGGACAAAGAGGTATGATTGTATCTCAACCAAAGTCTGGTAAAACCATGCTTTTAAAAGATATTGCCAATGGTATTGCTGCAAATCACCCAGAAGTTTATCAAATTATATTATTAATTGATGAACGACCAGAAGAAGTTACCGACATGCAACGTAATGTACGTGGCGAGGTTGTAGCTTCAACTTTTGATAAAGAACCAACAGAGCACGTACGTGTAGCCAATATTGTTTTAGAAAAAGCTAAGCGTTTGGTAGAATGTGGTCATGATGTTGTAATTCTTTTAGATTCCATTACACGTTTGGCAAGAGCATACAACACAGTGCAACCTGCGTCTGGTAAAGTATTAAGTGGTGGTGTTGATGCCAACGCATTACACAAGCCTAAGAGATTCTTTGGTGCAGCCCGAAATATTGAAAATGGTGGCTCCCTAACCATAATTGCTACGGCCTTAACAGAAACTGGCTCTAAAATGGACGAGGTTATCTTTGAAGAATTTAAAGGTACCGGTAACATGGAGCTTCAATTGGATCGTAAAATTGCCAACAGAAGAATTTTCCCTGCTATTGATCTTACATCTTCTAGTACACGTAGAGATGACATGCTATTAGATGAAGCTACTCTACAACGTATGTGGATCATGCGTAAGTATCTTGCAGATATGAACCCAGTAGAAGCGATGGAATTTATTGAACAACGCTTTAAACAAACTAAAAACAACGAAGAGTTCTTAATGACTATGAATCAGTAG